One Edaphobacter lichenicola DNA window includes the following coding sequences:
- a CDS encoding ATP-grasp domain-containing protein — MSSRQSLPIAIYYEQPIWFRLLFEELDRRGANYVKLSAVEHSYGPEDHPEDKYAVVLNKMSPSAWNRGHGDQIFYTLGFLEHLESRGVRVVNGVKAFRSELSKAAQLSMLEALGLGYPKARVMHRASQASAAAEGLRFPVVVKPNIGGSGSGVVKFQTKEHLAEASATENGLTLGMDSTGLVQEFVPARGSFIVRVEVLNGKYLYAIKIHITGETFDLCPADICKTPLGVELERAACPIDAAKDGLAVEAFEAPPEVIEEVERLMAAAGIELGGVEFMVDDRDGVRMYYDINALSNFVADGQKVVGFDPFVKLADWLEEEARMVNERRAGVGEMAGARL; from the coding sequence ATGTCCAGCCGTCAGTCTTTGCCTATTGCGATTTATTATGAGCAGCCGATCTGGTTCAGGCTGTTGTTTGAGGAGTTGGATCGACGTGGGGCGAACTATGTGAAGCTGAGTGCGGTGGAGCACAGCTATGGGCCGGAGGATCATCCGGAGGACAAGTATGCGGTGGTGCTGAACAAGATGAGCCCTTCGGCGTGGAATCGCGGGCATGGGGATCAGATCTTTTACACGCTGGGGTTTCTGGAGCACCTGGAGAGCAGAGGCGTTCGCGTGGTGAATGGCGTGAAGGCTTTTCGGAGCGAGCTGTCGAAGGCGGCTCAGCTTTCGATGCTGGAGGCGCTGGGGCTTGGGTATCCGAAGGCGCGTGTGATGCACCGGGCTTCGCAGGCGAGTGCGGCGGCGGAGGGTTTGCGCTTCCCTGTTGTGGTGAAGCCGAATATTGGTGGCAGTGGAAGCGGTGTGGTGAAGTTCCAGACAAAGGAGCATCTGGCGGAGGCTTCGGCTACCGAGAACGGGCTGACTCTGGGGATGGATTCGACGGGGCTGGTGCAGGAGTTTGTACCGGCGCGCGGGTCGTTCATCGTTCGCGTTGAAGTTTTGAACGGGAAGTATTTGTACGCGATTAAGATACATATCACCGGCGAGACGTTTGACCTTTGCCCGGCGGATATCTGCAAGACACCGTTGGGCGTGGAGCTGGAACGTGCGGCTTGCCCGATTGATGCGGCCAAGGATGGGCTGGCGGTAGAGGCTTTTGAGGCGCCGCCTGAGGTGATCGAAGAGGTGGAGCGGCTGATGGCTGCTGCGGGGATCGAACTGGGCGGCGTGGAGTTTATGGTGGACGACCGCGACGGAGTGAGGATGTACTACGACATCAATGCGCTCTCGAACTTTGTGGCCGATGGGCAGAAGGTTGTGGGCTTTGACCCGTTTGTGAAGCTGGCGGACTGGCTGGAGGAGGAGGCTCGGATGGTGAATGAGCGACGGGCGGGTGTGGGGGAGATGGCGGGGGCGCGGCTTTGA
- a CDS encoding quinone oxidoreductase family protein — MLYPAFTTMQAIQIHTTGSADVLTLTDLPTPTPGPGEALLRIEASGVNFIDTYFREGRYPAKLPYTLGQEAAGTIVSVAPDVTTFKPGDRVAWCLIPGTYAQFAVAPAARLVAIPEGVTTQQAAAAILQGMTAHYLLHSAYPVQPGDEILIHAGAGGTGLLFIQMAKSLGARVFTTVSSEEKATLARAAGADEVIFYTKEDFAAKVKSLTGNKGLPVVYDSVGKSTFEQSLQCLRPRGIVVLFGGASGPVPPFDLIRLSTMGSLYVTRPTLKDYIATRAELDHRAKDVFDAIANGTLRLRVEHVYPLADAAQAHRELESRATTGKLLLIP, encoded by the coding sequence ATGTTGTACCCTGCATTCACGACCATGCAAGCCATTCAGATCCACACCACCGGCTCCGCCGACGTCCTCACCCTCACCGACCTCCCCACGCCAACCCCCGGCCCCGGCGAAGCCCTCCTCCGCATCGAAGCCTCCGGCGTCAACTTCATCGACACCTACTTTCGCGAGGGCCGCTACCCCGCTAAGCTCCCCTACACCCTCGGCCAGGAGGCCGCCGGCACCATCGTCTCCGTCGCCCCCGACGTCACCACCTTCAAGCCCGGCGACCGCGTAGCCTGGTGCCTCATCCCCGGCACCTACGCCCAGTTCGCCGTAGCTCCCGCCGCCCGCCTCGTAGCCATCCCCGAAGGCGTCACCACCCAGCAAGCCGCCGCCGCCATCCTCCAGGGCATGACTGCCCACTATCTCCTCCACTCCGCCTACCCCGTCCAACCGGGCGACGAGATCCTCATCCACGCCGGCGCGGGCGGCACCGGCCTCCTCTTCATCCAGATGGCCAAATCCCTCGGCGCCCGCGTCTTCACCACCGTCTCCAGCGAAGAAAAGGCCACTCTCGCCCGCGCCGCCGGAGCCGACGAGGTCATCTTCTACACCAAAGAGGACTTCGCCGCGAAGGTCAAATCCCTAACCGGCAACAAAGGCCTCCCCGTGGTCTACGACTCCGTTGGCAAATCCACCTTCGAGCAATCCCTCCAGTGTCTCCGCCCCCGTGGCATCGTCGTACTCTTCGGCGGAGCCAGCGGCCCCGTCCCACCCTTCGACCTCATCCGTCTCTCCACCATGGGCTCCCTCTACGTCACCCGCCCCACCCTCAAGGACTACATCGCCACCCGCGCCGAACTCGATCACCGCGCCAAAGACGTCTTCGACGCTATCGCCAACGGCACCCTCAGGCTCCGCGTCGAGCACGTCTATCCCCTCGCCGACGCCGCGCAAGCCCACCGCGAGCTGGAGTCCCGCGCCACTACCGGCAAACTCCTCCTAATCCCGTAG
- a CDS encoding TonB-dependent receptor plug domain-containing protein produces MQTPAPRSAISLLLALAAALLLTLPARAVVVRGTVTTPLGTPLGNARIQLIQGRRVVAFTFTLMDGTYELRSGLPGRFVLLTSASPFTPSIGDAFYGGRTAIVTRNLVLEYATVTPQLATTSTAIPTPIQQVPAAITLIPAQSLETQINLLNDLRQAPGTNAIQTGQAGGPISLYLRGGSPDANKILIDGIPATNIGGPFDFTPLATTALTGPEIYRGANSALQGTGAEASIVSLATTRSNFLHPTLDYTGDAGNLHTYRNEAILSGTFKRLDYQAAFSRLNTSNALPRDQFHLITSTANIGYTIFTNTTARFTLRNADSAAGLPQAHDLYGISASGKQSDQDLYSGITVENVLAGNWHNLARYGVSRKREQEQQFDRTGNATINGILVPHVTYGNVVILRGANGYSATGQAAFLSPTLDNVHNRDELYYQTDYTFPYRISALFSFHYEDERGRLYNPTTGFNQQAQRTNFQYTLQLQGDLHHRIFYSFGGAIERNHLYGTAGTPRLGLTYVPVLPGHRAFHGTSLRANIATGVQEPTLEDQFTSLDTLLAQTANQSAIATYNIHPIAAQRSRTFDVAVDQNILNQKLILKAGYFHNQFSHQLERLAPNGLEQYFNIPANIALQVPAASLNSLAYRTQGLELELQYQPLTHLFLRAGYTYLASLVEQSFTSDNVSPAFNPDLPGIPIGALSPIVGNRPFNRPPSTGFFAAQYTASRFSAAIKGALASRSDDSTFQLHNDRNGGNTLLLPNQNLDFGYAKLDLNLLFSATRHVTAFTQLDNLLSQQHIGPIGYPGLPFTIRAGLKIRIGGN; encoded by the coding sequence ATGCAAACCCCGGCGCCCCGCAGCGCGATCAGCCTCCTCCTCGCCCTCGCCGCCGCTCTCCTCCTCACCCTACCCGCCCGAGCCGTAGTAGTAAGAGGCACTGTTACCACGCCCCTAGGCACTCCACTCGGCAACGCCCGCATCCAGCTCATCCAGGGCCGCCGCGTCGTCGCCTTCACCTTCACCCTCATGGACGGCACCTATGAGCTCCGCAGCGGACTCCCCGGCCGCTTCGTCCTCCTCACCTCCGCCTCGCCCTTTACCCCCAGCATCGGCGACGCCTTCTACGGCGGCCGCACCGCCATCGTCACCCGCAACCTCGTCCTCGAGTACGCCACCGTCACCCCACAACTCGCCACCACCTCCACCGCCATCCCCACCCCAATCCAGCAAGTCCCCGCAGCCATCACGCTCATCCCCGCGCAGTCCCTCGAAACCCAAATCAATCTCCTCAACGACCTCCGTCAAGCCCCCGGCACCAACGCCATCCAGACCGGCCAGGCCGGCGGCCCCATCAGCCTCTACCTCCGCGGCGGCAGTCCCGACGCCAACAAAATCCTCATCGACGGAATCCCCGCCACCAACATCGGCGGCCCCTTCGACTTCACGCCCCTCGCCACCACCGCCCTCACCGGCCCCGAGATCTATCGCGGAGCCAACAGCGCCCTCCAAGGTACCGGCGCCGAAGCCTCCATCGTCAGCCTCGCCACCACCCGCAGCAACTTCCTCCACCCCACACTCGACTACACCGGCGACGCCGGAAACCTCCACACCTACCGCAACGAAGCCATCCTCTCCGGCACCTTCAAAAGGCTCGACTATCAGGCCGCCTTCAGCCGCCTCAACACCTCCAACGCCCTCCCGCGCGACCAGTTCCACCTCATCACCAGCACCGCCAACATCGGCTACACCATCTTCACCAACACCACCGCCCGCTTCACCCTCCGCAACGCCGACTCGGCCGCCGGCCTTCCACAAGCGCACGACCTCTACGGCATCTCCGCCTCCGGCAAGCAATCCGATCAGGATCTCTACTCCGGCATCACCGTCGAAAACGTCTTAGCAGGGAACTGGCACAACCTCGCCCGCTACGGCGTCAGTCGCAAGCGCGAACAGGAGCAGCAGTTCGATCGAACCGGCAACGCCACCATCAACGGCATCCTCGTACCACACGTCACCTACGGCAACGTCGTCATCCTCCGCGGAGCCAACGGCTACTCCGCAACCGGACAAGCCGCCTTCCTCTCACCCACCCTCGACAACGTCCACAACCGCGACGAGCTCTACTACCAGACCGACTACACCTTCCCCTACCGCATCTCCGCTCTCTTCAGCTTCCACTACGAAGACGAGCGCGGCCGCCTCTACAACCCCACCACCGGCTTCAACCAGCAAGCCCAGCGCACCAACTTCCAATACACCCTCCAACTCCAGGGCGACCTCCACCACCGCATCTTTTACTCCTTCGGCGGAGCCATCGAGCGCAACCACCTCTACGGCACCGCCGGAACCCCACGCCTCGGCCTCACCTATGTCCCAGTCCTCCCCGGCCATCGTGCCTTCCACGGCACCAGCCTCCGCGCCAACATCGCCACCGGTGTACAGGAGCCGACCCTCGAAGATCAGTTCACCAGCCTCGACACGCTTCTCGCGCAAACCGCCAACCAGTCCGCAATCGCCACCTACAACATCCACCCCATCGCCGCCCAGCGCTCACGCACCTTCGACGTAGCCGTCGACCAGAACATCCTCAACCAGAAGCTCATCCTCAAAGCCGGCTACTTCCACAACCAGTTCAGCCATCAGCTAGAGCGCCTCGCCCCCAACGGTCTCGAGCAGTACTTCAACATCCCCGCCAACATCGCGCTACAAGTACCAGCCGCCTCGCTGAACTCCCTCGCCTACCGCACCCAGGGCCTCGAGCTCGAGCTCCAGTACCAGCCCCTCACGCACCTCTTCCTCCGCGCCGGCTACACCTACCTCGCCTCACTGGTCGAGCAGTCCTTCACCTCTGACAACGTCTCTCCCGCCTTCAACCCCGACCTGCCCGGCATCCCCATCGGAGCGCTATCACCCATCGTCGGTAATCGCCCCTTCAATCGCCCACCCAGCACCGGCTTCTTCGCCGCCCAGTACACGGCCAGCAGATTCTCCGCCGCCATCAAAGGCGCCCTCGCCTCCCGCAGCGACGACTCCACCTTCCAGCTTCACAACGACCGCAACGGAGGCAACACGCTCCTGCTCCCCAACCAGAACCTCGACTTCGGCTACGCCAAGCTCGACCTCAACCTCCTCTTCAGTGCTACTCGCCACGTCACGGCCTTCACCCAGCTCGACAATCTTCTCAGCCAGCAACACATCGGCCCCATCGGCTATCCGGGCCTGCCCTTCACCATCCGCGCAGGCCTGAAGATCCGCATCGGCGGTAACTGA
- a CDS encoding vWA domain-containing protein has protein sequence MTRSLLALTLLAATAATTTAAHAQESPATTQALVAFDSKAPVSPTAKDLTLKVDNRVTPLTNLAAIPPGGAQVALLIDDGLRTSVAREMNNLRAFITSLPAGTEVFVGYMANGTVFPGTGASGFTSNLAAAAQGLRIPSGIPGVSASPYFCLSEFVKNWPGQAENQVSPVQRGEGLVHKPRFVLMITNGVDPYNGSTSPLNQNSPYVDASVTDAQRAGVPVYSIYFSDAGFAGGRGSFSGQNYLTQIAEGTGGLSLYQSTGQNPVSMAPYLKQFQEAIARTYVATFPVDANKKLVSLRTSTDLPKTKLRAPTQVRPGTVVAN, from the coding sequence ATGACCCGATCTCTCCTAGCACTAACTCTTCTGGCAGCGACCGCAGCAACCACCACCGCAGCCCACGCCCAGGAGAGCCCTGCCACCACCCAGGCTCTCGTCGCATTCGACAGCAAAGCTCCCGTCAGCCCCACCGCAAAAGATCTCACCCTCAAGGTAGATAACCGCGTCACCCCACTCACCAACCTCGCCGCCATACCCCCCGGCGGAGCCCAGGTCGCCCTCCTCATCGACGACGGCCTCCGCACCAGCGTCGCCCGCGAGATGAACAACCTCCGCGCCTTCATCACCAGCCTCCCCGCAGGCACCGAAGTCTTCGTCGGCTACATGGCGAACGGCACCGTCTTCCCCGGCACCGGAGCCTCAGGCTTCACCTCCAACCTCGCCGCCGCAGCCCAGGGCCTCCGCATTCCCAGCGGCATCCCCGGCGTCAGCGCCAGCCCCTACTTCTGCCTCTCCGAGTTCGTCAAGAACTGGCCCGGCCAAGCCGAAAATCAGGTCAGCCCCGTCCAGCGCGGAGAAGGCCTCGTCCACAAACCACGCTTCGTCCTCATGATCACCAACGGCGTTGACCCCTACAACGGCAGCACCAGCCCGCTCAACCAGAACAGCCCCTACGTCGATGCCTCCGTCACCGACGCCCAGCGCGCCGGCGTACCCGTCTATTCCATCTACTTCAGCGACGCCGGCTTCGCCGGTGGCCGCGGCAGCTTCAGTGGACAAAACTACCTCACCCAGATCGCAGAGGGAACCGGTGGCCTCTCGCTCTACCAAAGCACCGGCCAGAACCCTGTCTCCATGGCACCCTACCTCAAGCAGTTTCAGGAGGCCATTGCCCGAACCTACGTCGCCACCTTCCCCGTAGACGCCAACAAAAAACTCGTCAGCCTGAGAACGTCAACCGACCTCCCCAAGACCAAACTCCGCGCTCCCACCCAGGTCCGCCCCGGAACCGTCGTCGCCAACTAA
- the groL gene encoding chaperonin GroEL (60 kDa chaperone family; promotes refolding of misfolded polypeptides especially under stressful conditions; forms two stacked rings of heptamers to form a barrel-shaped 14mer; ends can be capped by GroES; misfolded proteins enter the barrel where they are refolded when GroES binds), which produces MAKQILHGEDSRQAILRGVNILADAVKVTLGPKGRNVVIEKKFGSPTITKDGVTVAKEIELSNSLENMGAQMVREVASKTSDVAGDGTTTATVLAQAIYREGVKTVAAGANPMALKRGIDKAVEAIIGKRDENGVSVGGALSTFSKPVSGDMIAQVGTISANSDSQIGGIIAEAMNKVGKDGVITVEESRTMETQLEVVEGMQFDRGYLSPYFVTDAERMEVALENPYILIYEKKISSMKDLLPLLEQIARTAKPLVIIAEDVDGEALATLVVNKLRGTLNVAAVKAPGFGDRRKAMLQDIAILTGGKAITEDLGIKLEGVKIEDLGTAKRVTIDKDNTTIVDGGGKDGDVEGRVKEIRAQIDKTTSDYDREKLQERLAKLVGGVAVIKVGAATETEMKEKKARVEDAMHATRAAVEEGIVPGGGVAFVRCAAAVEDVIKKLEGDEKIGATIIRRAIEEPLRMIVSNAGEEGAVVIGKIHESKEANYGYNAATGAYEDLVKAGVIDPTKVTRTALQNAASIAGLMLTTEAMIADIPEKKEAAGGGHNHGGGMDGMY; this is translated from the coding sequence ATGGCAAAACAGATTCTGCATGGAGAAGATTCGCGTCAGGCTATCCTGCGTGGTGTCAATATTTTGGCCGACGCAGTGAAGGTGACGCTTGGACCGAAGGGTCGCAATGTCGTTATCGAGAAGAAGTTCGGTTCGCCGACGATCACCAAGGACGGCGTGACCGTTGCCAAGGAGATCGAGCTTTCGAACTCGCTCGAGAACATGGGCGCGCAGATGGTTCGCGAAGTAGCTTCGAAGACCTCGGACGTCGCCGGTGACGGTACCACTACTGCTACTGTTCTTGCCCAGGCGATCTATCGCGAGGGTGTAAAGACGGTTGCTGCCGGTGCGAACCCGATGGCGTTGAAGCGCGGTATCGATAAGGCTGTTGAGGCCATCATCGGCAAACGCGATGAGAATGGCGTCTCGGTTGGTGGTGCGTTGTCGACGTTCTCGAAGCCGGTTTCGGGCGACATGATTGCTCAGGTTGGAACGATCTCGGCAAACTCTGACTCGCAGATCGGCGGCATTATTGCAGAGGCAATGAACAAGGTTGGCAAGGACGGCGTCATCACCGTCGAAGAGTCGCGCACGATGGAGACGCAACTTGAGGTCGTCGAAGGGATGCAGTTCGATCGTGGCTATCTCTCGCCTTACTTCGTGACCGATGCGGAGCGGATGGAGGTTGCTCTTGAGAATCCCTACATCCTGATCTACGAGAAGAAGATCTCGTCGATGAAGGACCTGCTTCCCCTGCTCGAGCAGATTGCCCGCACCGCCAAGCCCCTCGTCATCATTGCTGAGGATGTGGACGGCGAGGCGCTTGCGACTCTCGTGGTGAACAAGCTGCGCGGGACGTTGAATGTCGCGGCTGTGAAGGCTCCTGGCTTCGGCGATCGTCGCAAGGCGATGCTGCAGGATATCGCGATCCTGACCGGTGGCAAGGCGATCACGGAAGACCTCGGCATCAAGCTTGAGGGTGTGAAGATCGAGGACCTTGGCACTGCGAAGCGCGTGACGATCGACAAGGACAACACCACCATCGTTGATGGCGGCGGCAAGGATGGCGATGTCGAAGGACGCGTGAAGGAGATTCGCGCACAGATCGACAAGACCACCTCTGACTACGACCGTGAGAAGCTGCAGGAGCGTTTGGCCAAGCTGGTTGGCGGCGTTGCAGTGATCAAGGTTGGCGCGGCGACAGAGACCGAGATGAAGGAGAAGAAGGCTCGTGTTGAGGATGCGATGCATGCGACGCGCGCGGCTGTTGAGGAGGGGATTGTCCCGGGCGGTGGTGTGGCGTTTGTTCGCTGCGCGGCTGCGGTTGAGGATGTCATCAAGAAGCTAGAAGGCGATGAGAAGATCGGCGCCACGATCATTCGTCGCGCGATTGAAGAGCCTTTGCGCATGATCGTCTCGAACGCCGGCGAAGAGGGTGCGGTTGTGATCGGCAAGATCCACGAATCGAAGGAGGCCAACTACGGCTACAACGCCGCAACGGGCGCCTACGAGGACCTGGTGAAGGCTGGCGTTATCGATCCTACGAAGGTTACGCGTACTGCGTTGCAGAATGCGGCTTCGATCGCTGGATTGATGCTGACCACCGAGGCGATGATCGCCGATATCCCGGAGAAGAAGGAAGCTGCGGGCGGCGGACACAACCATGGCGGCGGTATGGATGGCATGTACTAG
- a CDS encoding co-chaperone GroES: protein MATTSFTPLHDRILVRRIEEGESIRGGIIIPDSAKEKPQQGEVISVGKGKSNDEGKVFPLDVKAGDSILFGKYSGTEIKIDGEELLIMREEEVLGILKK, encoded by the coding sequence ATGGCGACAACATCATTTACACCGCTGCACGACCGGATTCTGGTTCGGCGCATTGAAGAGGGCGAAAGCATTCGTGGCGGGATCATCATCCCGGATTCGGCAAAAGAGAAGCCACAGCAAGGCGAAGTGATCTCCGTCGGCAAGGGCAAGTCGAACGACGAAGGTAAGGTTTTCCCGCTGGATGTAAAGGCCGGCGACAGCATTCTGTTTGGCAAGTACTCGGGCACCGAGATCAAGATCGACGGCGAAGAGTTGCTGATCATGCGCGAAGAAGAAGTCCTCGGAATCCTCAAGAAGTAG
- a CDS encoding SDR family NAD(P)-dependent oxidoreductase, protein MDRPLTGKTVLVTGAAKRIGRSIALALAERGANVAITYLASQTEAEEAVHALAAHDVDALAIRCDLRNPEDIEQTVAAVVNDLGRIDLLVNNAGIFASEALENISVDQWDAMFTTNTRAPFLVAKAAHPHLRAVKGRILNIGSLGGLHPWATHGHYCTSKAALHMLSKTMAKAWAPEISVNCIAPGMIVQGEVDDAYEHFARKTPMQRNGTAEDVAAAAVFFATAPHFITGQLIAVDGGLGL, encoded by the coding sequence ATGGACAGGCCGCTAACAGGGAAGACCGTGCTTGTAACTGGGGCGGCCAAGCGTATCGGACGGTCTATCGCTCTGGCTCTCGCCGAACGCGGGGCAAACGTAGCCATCACCTATCTTGCCTCTCAAACCGAGGCGGAGGAGGCCGTGCACGCGCTCGCGGCCCACGACGTCGACGCTTTGGCCATCCGCTGCGATCTACGCAATCCAGAAGACATCGAGCAGACCGTAGCCGCAGTCGTCAACGATCTGGGCCGCATCGACCTCCTCGTCAACAACGCCGGAATCTTTGCCTCCGAAGCGCTCGAGAACATCTCGGTCGACCAGTGGGACGCGATGTTCACCACCAACACCCGCGCGCCTTTCCTCGTGGCCAAGGCTGCGCACCCGCACCTGCGCGCCGTCAAAGGGCGCATCCTCAACATAGGCTCGCTTGGAGGCCTGCATCCCTGGGCCACCCACGGGCACTACTGCACCTCCAAGGCTGCCCTGCACATGCTCTCGAAGACCATGGCGAAGGCCTGGGCGCCTGAGATCAGCGTCAACTGCATCGCCCCCGGCATGATCGTTCAGGGAGAGGTCGACGATGCCTATGAGCACTTCGCCCGCAAAACACCCATGCAGCGCAACGGCACCGCCGAAGATGTAGCCGCAGCAGCCGTCTTCTTTGCCACGGCGCCCCACTTCATTACCGGCCAGCTCATCGCCGTCGACGGCGGCCTCGGACTGTAA
- a CDS encoding tyrosine-protein phosphatase, which translates to MIDIHHHLLWGMDDGASTLEASVAMAKMAAADGITHIVCSPHSNGQYFYAPTIVDAKIAELQERLDRDSVGVKLGRGCDFHMSYENIQEAKVDPAKFSINGLGYLLVEVPDYGLPRGLTEIFYQLQLAGLTPILTHPERNPTLQNDQDRIAEWLQRGVLVQVTAGSVLGRMGKHAERMAHELLENRWVHFLATDAHNTSSRAPKMREALELVATKYGPDYAHLLCVSNPLAVFMGKPMPPQLEPLNLYEDMQEKSWWRRLLGR; encoded by the coding sequence ATGATTGACATTCACCATCACCTTCTGTGGGGCATGGACGATGGTGCTTCGACCCTCGAAGCCTCAGTGGCTATGGCGAAGATGGCTGCAGCGGATGGGATCACCCATATCGTGTGTTCGCCGCATTCGAACGGGCAATACTTCTACGCCCCTACAATCGTTGACGCAAAGATTGCAGAGTTGCAGGAGCGGTTAGATCGCGACTCGGTCGGCGTGAAGCTGGGCCGCGGATGCGACTTCCATATGTCCTATGAAAATATCCAGGAAGCCAAGGTTGACCCGGCGAAGTTCAGCATCAACGGCCTGGGTTATCTGCTGGTCGAAGTGCCGGACTACGGGCTGCCGCGCGGGTTGACGGAGATCTTCTATCAACTGCAGCTTGCCGGTTTGACACCGATCCTGACGCATCCGGAGAGAAACCCTACCCTGCAGAACGATCAGGATCGAATCGCGGAGTGGCTGCAGCGTGGGGTGCTGGTGCAGGTGACGGCGGGGTCTGTGCTAGGCCGGATGGGCAAGCATGCGGAACGGATGGCGCATGAGCTGCTCGAGAATCGGTGGGTGCACTTTCTGGCAACCGATGCGCACAATACGAGCTCGCGTGCGCCGAAGATGCGGGAGGCGTTGGAGCTGGTGGCGACGAAGTATGGCCCGGACTACGCACACCTGCTCTGCGTATCCAATCCTCTAGCGGTATTTATGGGGAAGCCGATGCCGCCGCAGTTGGAGCCGCTGAACCTCTATGAGGACATGCAGGAAAAGAGCTGGTGGCGGAGACTGCTGGGACGGTAG
- the purQ gene encoding phosphoribosylformylglycinamidine synthase subunit PurQ, with the protein MKFGVLVFPGSNCDHDTHHVVDAIAHQPVTYLWHASEDLQGCDAILVPGGFAYGDYLRTGAIARFAPVMQSVKKFAQDGGLVMGICNGFQILCEAGLLPGALMRNASQNYICKQTFLRTETNHSPFTHGLSRGHVLQMPIGHMEGNYFCDSDTLETLKKQDRIAFRYATREGAVTAAANPNGSLENIAGVLNEGRNVLGLMPHPDRSSETLLGSADGLLLFQAMAESLAAAR; encoded by the coding sequence ATGAAATTTGGCGTTCTGGTCTTCCCCGGGTCCAACTGCGACCATGACACACACCACGTAGTGGACGCAATCGCGCACCAGCCCGTGACCTACCTCTGGCACGCCTCAGAGGACCTTCAGGGCTGCGACGCCATCCTCGTCCCCGGTGGATTCGCCTACGGCGACTACCTCAGAACCGGCGCCATCGCACGCTTTGCGCCAGTCATGCAATCAGTGAAGAAGTTCGCGCAAGACGGCGGACTGGTGATGGGGATCTGCAACGGCTTTCAGATTCTGTGCGAGGCCGGACTTCTTCCAGGTGCGCTGATGCGCAACGCCAGCCAGAACTACATCTGCAAACAAACCTTTCTGCGAACCGAGACGAACCACTCTCCCTTTACGCATGGACTGTCTCGCGGACACGTGCTGCAGATGCCGATTGGCCACATGGAAGGCAACTACTTCTGCGACTCCGACACGCTGGAAACGCTGAAGAAACAGGATCGCATTGCCTTTCGCTACGCCACGCGCGAGGGCGCGGTGACTGCTGCGGCGAACCCGAATGGATCGCTCGAGAACATCGCTGGAGTGCTGAACGAGGGACGCAATGTGCTGGGTCTGATGCCGCATCCTGACCGTTCCAGCGAGACACTGCTTGGCTCAGCCGACGGCTTGCTGCTATTTCAGGCGATGGCAGAGTCTTTGGCCGCGGCGCGATAA